One genomic segment of uncultured Desulfobacter sp. includes these proteins:
- a CDS encoding STAS domain-containing protein — MNEIVTIEDQTIVKPGEDVVASMADAFKGELLSAVNSSQGTLIIDLDGVNMVDSVGIGVIIAAYNSLSQANRQLKVINVAQDIYGLFSTMRLNRRFTVEAAE, encoded by the coding sequence ATGAATGAAATAGTTACTATTGAGGATCAGACTATAGTCAAGCCCGGTGAAGATGTGGTTGCGTCCATGGCTGACGCTTTTAAAGGGGAGCTGCTTTCCGCCGTCAATTCCTCCCAGGGTACCTTGATTATTGATCTTGATGGCGTGAATATGGTGGATTCCGTTGGTATTGGTGTGATTATCGCTGCCTATAATTCCCTGAGCCAGGCCAATCGCCAGTTAAAGGTTATCAATGTTGCACAGGATATTTATGGTTTGTTTTCAACCATGAGGCTGAATCGCCGTTTTACCGTGGAAGCGGCCGAATAA
- the dnaK gene encoding molecular chaperone DnaK, whose translation MGKIIGIDLGTTNSCVAVMEPGGEAKIITNAEGGRTTPSIVAVTENGERIVGQTAKRQAVTNPENTIFGVKRLIGRKFNSKEVQNDIPILPYIIEAAANGDTRINIRGKQYSPAEVSSFILGNIKKTAEDYLGEAVTEAVITVPAYFNDSQRQATKDAGKIAGLEVKRIINEPTAASLAYGLDKKGEEKIAVFDLGGGTFDVSVLEIGDGVFEVKSTHGDTHLGGEDFDLRIIDHLATEFKKDQGIDLRSDKMALQRLKEAAEKAKMELSTSTETSINLPFITADASGPKHLDMKLTRAKLESLVADLLDKLEIPCKTALKDAHMKPGDVDEVVLVGGMTRMPAVQERVEKIFGKKPHKGVNPDEVVAMGAAVQAGVLQGDVNDVLLLDVTPLSLGIETLGGVMTRLIEKNTTVPTKKSQVFSTAADNQPAVSIHVLQGERQMSADNKTLGQFELSDIPPAPRGVPQIEVTFDIDANGIVHVSAKDKATGKEQSIQITAASGLSEDEIQRMVKDAEMHADEDKKKRELVDTKNQAEALVDQTQKTLKEHGSKVDEATRKSIEDAAEALKQAKDTDNLEDIKAKIEALSQASHKLAEVMYQQAQTDSQAGQADGADAGAANDDDDVVDADFEEVKKDK comes from the coding sequence ATGGGTAAAATTATTGGAATCGACCTTGGCACAACCAATTCATGTGTCGCGGTCATGGAACCCGGTGGAGAGGCAAAAATTATTACCAATGCCGAAGGCGGCAGAACAACACCGTCCATTGTGGCGGTCACTGAAAACGGAGAGCGCATTGTCGGCCAGACTGCCAAGCGCCAGGCTGTAACAAACCCTGAAAATACAATTTTCGGTGTAAAACGTCTCATTGGTAGAAAGTTCAACTCAAAGGAAGTCCAGAATGACATTCCCATACTTCCATATATAATAGAGGCAGCCGCCAACGGCGATACCCGAATCAACATCAGGGGCAAACAATACAGCCCTGCCGAAGTTTCCTCGTTTATTCTCGGCAATATCAAAAAGACTGCCGAGGATTACCTTGGGGAAGCCGTAACCGAAGCCGTTATTACGGTTCCGGCCTATTTTAACGACAGCCAGCGCCAAGCGACCAAAGATGCCGGTAAAATTGCAGGCCTGGAAGTCAAACGGATTATAAATGAGCCCACAGCCGCATCCCTGGCCTATGGCCTGGATAAAAAAGGTGAGGAAAAAATTGCGGTTTTCGACCTTGGCGGCGGTACATTTGACGTCTCTGTCCTTGAAATCGGTGACGGGGTTTTTGAAGTAAAATCCACCCACGGTGATACACACCTGGGCGGTGAAGACTTTGACTTGAGAATCATTGACCATCTGGCAACCGAATTTAAAAAAGACCAGGGCATTGACCTGCGTAGCGATAAAATGGCTTTACAGCGTCTTAAAGAAGCTGCTGAAAAGGCAAAAATGGAGCTGTCAACATCCACGGAAACCAGCATCAACCTGCCCTTTATTACAGCGGACGCATCCGGGCCCAAGCATCTGGACATGAAACTGACCAGAGCGAAACTGGAGTCCCTTGTGGCCGACCTTTTGGACAAACTGGAAATCCCCTGTAAAACCGCGCTGAAAGACGCACACATGAAACCCGGCGATGTGGATGAGGTGGTTCTGGTTGGCGGCATGACCCGTATGCCTGCGGTTCAGGAACGTGTTGAAAAAATATTCGGCAAAAAACCCCATAAGGGTGTTAACCCGGATGAGGTGGTTGCCATGGGTGCAGCCGTCCAGGCCGGCGTACTCCAGGGTGATGTGAACGACGTGCTCCTGCTGGATGTTACCCCGCTTTCTTTAGGCATTGAGACCCTTGGCGGCGTTATGACCAGGCTGATTGAAAAAAACACTACCGTTCCCACCAAAAAGAGCCAGGTATTCTCCACGGCCGCCGACAACCAGCCGGCCGTATCCATTCACGTTCTCCAGGGCGAACGCCAGATGTCTGCAGACAACAAGACCCTGGGTCAGTTTGAACTGTCAGACATTCCCCCTGCCCCCAGGGGCGTTCCCCAGATTGAGGTAACCTTTGACATTGATGCCAACGGTATTGTCCACGTATCCGCCAAGGACAAGGCCACAGGCAAAGAACAGTCCATCCAGATTACGGCAGCGTCCGGCTTAAGCGAAGATGAAATCCAGCGCATGGTGAAAGACGCTGAGATGCACGCTGACGAAGATAAAAAGAAACGTGAACTGGTGGATACCAAAAACCAGGCCGAGGCCCTGGTGGACCAGACCCAAAAAACCCTGAAAGAACACGGGAGCAAAGTCGATGAAGCCACCAGGAAATCCATTGAAGATGCTGCCGAGGCCCTGAAGCAGGCCAAGGACACCGACAACCTTGAGGATATCAAGGCCAAAATCGAAGCCCTGTCGCAGGCCTCCCACAAACTGGCCGAAGTGATGTACCAGCAGGCACAGACAGACAGCCAGGCCGGACAGGCCGACGGTGCTGATGCAGGTGCTGCCAATGACGATGATGATGTGGTTGATGCGGATTTTGAAGAAGTCAAAAAAGATAAGTAG
- the grpE gene encoding nucleotide exchange factor GrpE: protein MALKENRNNADGKGNKADPPKTPETDEQKNSDEGNNLENKDNHKGLEDQLNEQKDKVLRLSAEFENFKKRKQREIDEFKKFANETIFRQLLSVVDNLERAIGSATDAVEETSLLEGVKLTHKEILKLFESFNVNMVEAENQPFDPNFHQAVTHEQNNDVPDNTVINVLQKGYTLHDRLLRPAMVIVSKKS, encoded by the coding sequence TTGGCACTCAAAGAGAATAGAAATAACGCTGACGGGAAAGGGAACAAAGCCGATCCCCCGAAGACTCCTGAGACAGACGAGCAAAAAAATTCCGATGAAGGAAACAACCTGGAGAATAAAGATAATCACAAAGGGCTTGAAGATCAGTTAAATGAGCAAAAAGATAAAGTGCTCAGATTATCTGCGGAATTTGAAAATTTCAAAAAGAGAAAGCAAAGAGAAATTGATGAATTCAAGAAATTTGCCAACGAAACCATTTTCAGGCAGCTGCTTTCTGTAGTTGACAATCTTGAGCGGGCCATTGGCTCGGCCACAGATGCAGTTGAGGAAACCAGCCTGCTTGAAGGCGTAAAGCTGACGCACAAAGAGATTCTAAAGTTGTTTGAATCCTTTAACGTAAATATGGTTGAGGCAGAGAATCAACCCTTTGACCCCAATTTTCATCAAGCAGTCACGCATGAACAGAATAATGATGTGCCGGATAATACCGTCATTAATGTTCTGCAAAAAGGATATACGCTTCATGACAGACTGCTTAGGCCGGCCATGGTGATTGTCTCAAAAAAGAGTTGA
- a CDS encoding FAD-dependent oxidoreductase: protein MLSDLFSPIRIQHMEVKNRLLMSAMSINFGVDENCHVTDQLTEYFAARARGGVGMMLVGGGGIHPSGQELPDLPQMYEDSCIPALKRMVKRIKEYDVCFGVQLMHGGRQSYLPEKVAPSAIPAPAVVKGEVRALKVEEIKELADCFGQAARRCREAGFDFIELHGAHGYLINQFLAPNSNIRTDEYGGSFENRTRFLFEVIEAVKNIAGADYPVGIRINGNDYIENGWELKDTLRIAPLLEQAGAAYIHVSGGVYGSTELTIPSMYTPQGCFIHMAEAVKQVVNVPVITVGRIKDPAMANAAIKDGKADMVALGRSIIADPEYPNKAKSGNASLIRPCVGCCLGCIHAVLAKEPGSCVVNPDVGREFKLAEEKAPEKSQKILVAGAGPSGLAAARMFAQRGHQVKILEKGSDQGGLLALAATAPGRGELGDILRFFKNELDRLGVTVDYNTPLAAEVLASFDPDHVILATGSMPDMPVIKGLFKSKMKLITSVDVFTDAQAAGGRVIVLGGGFTGLITAHKLGDLGKEVVVLNRKKSFAEEMSSNDRYYLRERLKACGVILYKKVAVKFFTDDGVSFTSNGEPVTLEGFDTVVISEKHQPVRDARHLEKQSRAKFHMIGDAKTPRHLMFCVAEAEEAGRSI, encoded by the coding sequence ATGCTGTCAGATCTTTTCAGTCCCATCCGGATTCAACACATGGAAGTGAAGAATCGGCTGCTCATGTCGGCCATGAGTATTAATTTCGGTGTGGATGAAAATTGTCATGTCACGGATCAGCTTACGGAATATTTTGCCGCCCGGGCCAGGGGTGGTGTCGGCATGATGCTTGTGGGTGGTGGTGGGATTCACCCCAGTGGTCAGGAGTTGCCTGATCTGCCCCAGATGTATGAGGATTCATGTATTCCGGCCCTGAAAAGAATGGTTAAGCGGATTAAGGAATATGATGTCTGTTTCGGGGTTCAGCTTATGCACGGGGGGCGCCAATCTTATCTGCCGGAAAAAGTGGCACCTTCGGCTATTCCGGCACCTGCAGTGGTTAAAGGAGAGGTTCGTGCCCTAAAAGTAGAGGAAATCAAAGAGCTTGCGGACTGTTTTGGACAGGCCGCCCGGCGGTGCCGGGAGGCCGGGTTTGATTTCATAGAACTGCACGGAGCCCATGGGTACCTGATTAACCAGTTTCTGGCACCGAATTCCAATATCCGCACCGATGAATACGGCGGCAGTTTTGAGAATCGTACCCGGTTTCTGTTTGAGGTGATTGAAGCGGTAAAAAATATCGCAGGTGCGGACTATCCCGTGGGCATCCGTATCAACGGCAATGATTACATTGAAAACGGCTGGGAACTTAAAGATACCCTGCGCATTGCTCCGCTCTTAGAACAGGCCGGGGCGGCTTATATTCATGTGTCCGGCGGTGTCTACGGCTCCACAGAGTTGACTATTCCGTCCATGTATACACCCCAGGGATGTTTTATTCATATGGCTGAGGCGGTTAAGCAGGTGGTCAATGTGCCTGTGATTACCGTAGGGCGGATCAAGGACCCGGCCATGGCCAATGCCGCCATCAAGGATGGGAAAGCAGATATGGTGGCATTGGGGCGCTCCATTATTGCAGATCCGGAATATCCGAATAAGGCCAAATCCGGAAATGCCTCCCTTATCCGGCCCTGTGTGGGCTGCTGTCTGGGGTGTATCCATGCCGTGCTTGCCAAGGAACCTGGGTCCTGTGTGGTCAATCCCGATGTGGGCCGGGAATTTAAACTGGCCGAAGAAAAGGCACCGGAAAAAAGCCAAAAAATTCTTGTGGCCGGGGCCGGGCCCTCCGGGCTTGCCGCCGCAAGAATGTTTGCCCAAAGGGGGCATCAGGTGAAAATATTAGAAAAAGGTTCAGACCAGGGCGGGCTTTTGGCCCTGGCTGCCACAGCACCCGGACGGGGGGAACTGGGCGATATTTTACGCTTTTTTAAAAACGAACTTGATCGTCTTGGTGTGACCGTGGATTACAATACCCCGTTGGCTGCCGAAGTTCTGGCTTCCTTTGACCCTGATCATGTGATCCTGGCCACGGGCTCCATGCCGGATATGCCCGTGATCAAAGGACTGTTTAAAAGCAAGATGAAGCTTATCACCAGTGTGGATGTATTCACCGATGCACAGGCTGCTGGTGGCAGAGTGATTGTGCTCGGCGGCGGGTTTACCGGGCTGATCACTGCCCATAAACTGGGTGATCTGGGAAAAGAGGTGGTGGTTCTGAACCGCAAAAAAAGTTTTGCCGAAGAGATGTCCTCCAATGATCGGTACTATCTGCGGGAACGCCTGAAGGCCTGCGGCGTCATTTTATATAAGAAGGTGGCAGTTAAATTCTTTACCGATGATGGTGTAAGCTTTACATCCAATGGAGAACCCGTAACCCTTGAGGGGTTTGATACGGTTGTCATTTCGGAAAAACATCAGCCGGTGAGGGATGCCAGGCACTTGGAAAAACAAAGCCGGGCAAAATTCCATATGATCGGAGATGCCAAAACACCCAGGCATTTAATGTTTTGCGTTGCCGAGGCTGAAGAAGCGGGCCGGTCCATATAA
- a CDS encoding transposase has translation MSLAQNASKNIVDRLTWHTANRDQTGIAKDLAEGKDIPEVYGLGEAGLFDEFFYFLDHFEFTNLLMELEPKSKQRNSPVPFMRIIFIYMMRIVAGLHFFWHTDSVILRSQALMRLVGFNGREIKEGTCNRGKKKSSCDEKAPIPIRGPVSCDFIKNTMASIVAPTLEKMFNRGISILAAHKFFPKKIHALLDASEIESTEKCNGCGKVTKEKPPELKLRKKRIRKVLETVFGFKIWVVWDPNSRLPLAMRFATIEVHDITFAQEVVQQAIDNLGEHAKITSLAIDRGFTDGIFLWWLNSKTITFFIPAKSSLNVYDDALSLIGTGHSEIKDEIRTVGAGKNKTTVTDHWDVEGLEGLTSAEFYGPQGSGSHQNSKGFVANPINAVVVKDDPFKANNPGSKTLIILTNGPVDKPLVVYDAYDARSEIENALFREAKQAWFIERPPINTKSGFIVHVYLTIFVMALTTAFRDWIDQQDKLEKKGQDTGIRKFRQKVKEENGNKLIIFDKDRYAIFDAYEVFILCGRNVLRPTGTPETITPQDILTKYGVQLE, from the coding sequence ATGAGTTTAGCCCAAAATGCATCAAAAAATATAGTAGACCGCTTGACCTGGCATACAGCAAACAGGGACCAAACAGGCATCGCCAAAGATCTTGCCGAAGGTAAAGATATCCCTGAAGTATATGGCCTTGGGGAAGCTGGATTATTCGATGAGTTTTTTTACTTTCTTGATCATTTCGAATTTACCAACCTGCTCATGGAACTTGAACCAAAATCAAAACAAAGAAACAGTCCGGTCCCATTCATGCGTATCATTTTTATTTATATGATGCGTATTGTGGCTGGCCTTCATTTTTTTTGGCACACAGACTCTGTTATTCTTCGAAGTCAGGCCTTAATGCGTCTTGTCGGCTTTAACGGCAGGGAGATAAAAGAAGGGACTTGCAATAGGGGTAAGAAAAAATCCTCTTGCGATGAAAAAGCGCCCATTCCAATCCGAGGACCGGTATCTTGTGATTTCATAAAAAATACAATGGCATCAATTGTTGCACCAACCCTGGAAAAAATGTTTAACAGGGGAATATCGATTTTAGCGGCACATAAGTTTTTTCCAAAAAAAATTCATGCTCTGCTTGATGCTTCCGAGATTGAATCAACAGAAAAATGTAACGGCTGTGGTAAAGTAACCAAAGAAAAACCGCCCGAACTCAAACTTCGTAAAAAGCGCATTCGAAAAGTTCTGGAAACTGTTTTTGGATTTAAAATATGGGTGGTTTGGGATCCAAACAGCCGCCTTCCTTTAGCCATGCGTTTTGCTACAATTGAGGTTCATGACATAACTTTTGCTCAGGAAGTGGTTCAGCAGGCAATTGACAATCTGGGGGAACATGCCAAAATCACTTCCCTTGCCATTGACCGTGGGTTCACGGACGGCATTTTTTTATGGTGGCTCAACAGTAAAACCATCACCTTTTTTATTCCTGCTAAATCCAGTTTGAATGTTTATGACGATGCCCTGTCTTTAATTGGTACAGGCCATTCGGAAATTAAAGACGAAATACGCACTGTGGGTGCCGGTAAAAACAAGACAACGGTTACAGATCATTGGGATGTTGAAGGTCTGGAAGGGTTAACGTCAGCAGAATTCTACGGACCACAGGGCAGCGGCAGCCATCAAAACTCCAAAGGCTTTGTCGCCAATCCCATCAATGCTGTTGTGGTTAAGGATGATCCTTTTAAGGCTAATAATCCCGGTTCCAAAACCCTGATTATTCTTACAAATGGACCTGTTGACAAGCCCTTGGTGGTTTATGACGCATACGACGCCCGCAGTGAAATTGAAAACGCCTTATTTAGAGAGGCCAAGCAGGCCTGGTTCATAGAAAGGCCACCTATAAATACGAAATCCGGTTTTATCGTTCATGTGTATCTCACCATTTTTGTCATGGCACTGACAACGGCTTTCAGGGATTGGATAGACCAACAGGATAAATTGGAGAAAAAAGGTCAAGACACCGGAATCAGGAAGTTCAGACAAAAAGTTAAAGAAGAAAATGGAAACAAGCTGATTATATTTGATAAGGATCGGTATGCAATATTTGATGCGTATGAAGTTTTCATTCTATGTGGCAGGAATGTACTCCGGCCAACCGGCACACCAGAAACGATCACCCCTCAAGACATATTAACAAAATATGGTGTACAACTGGAATAA
- a CDS encoding ArsR family transcriptional regulator: MDKALALLKAISDKNRLRILSVLLVHEDLCVCQITEFLKVAGATVSRHLSQMAEGWTKK; the protein is encoded by the coding sequence ATGGACAAAGCACTGGCTTTGCTTAAGGCGATATCAGATAAAAACAGACTGAGGATATTAAGTGTCCTGTTGGTGCACGAGGATTTATGTGTCTGTCAGATCACCGAATTTCTAAAGGTTGCAGGGGCAACAGTATCTCGCCACTTGAGCCAGATGGCCGAAGGCTGGACAAAGAAATAA
- a CDS encoding class I adenylate-forming enzyme family protein, giving the protein MIITDILRQNNSLYPEKSALIERIPATGRRTQITWSDFYQQSVQTANALQAKGIEKGDKVVQLMTNCLAWLPIYFGVLYTGAWIVPLNFRFESEKIRLCTVTAEAKVFIFGPEFVDRIEEIRQELSQFVKLWIYTGPENNCPGWACSFNQFICDADGITPPDVELTPEDDAALYFTSGTTGTPKAVLHTHRALMHACEVENNHHSQTHDDVFLCIPPLYHTGAKMHWMGSFLVGGKCVLLNGVKSEWIIEAVSEEKCTIVWLLVPWAHDILIAIDDGRIKPADYNLSQWRLMHIGAQPVPPSLIRNWRKYFPGQDYDTNYGLTESSGPGCVHLGVENADRIGPIGIPGYGWQARIVDKQGNQLPFGETGELIVKGPGMMKEYYKNSEATAKTIKDGWLFTGDMARSDKDGFIWLVDRRKDVIIYGGENIFPVEIENFFLKHEKIRDIAVIGVPDERLGEIPAGIISPKPNTMMCEQDILDFQSKLPRYKQLKKIFFGDVPRNPTGKIEKPKLRRIYAEDKSKAMEILLK; this is encoded by the coding sequence ATGATCATTACCGACATCCTCCGGCAGAACAATTCACTTTATCCGGAAAAATCAGCGTTAATTGAACGAATCCCGGCCACAGGCCGGCGCACGCAGATCACCTGGTCCGACTTTTACCAGCAAAGCGTCCAAACAGCCAATGCCCTGCAGGCAAAAGGCATTGAAAAGGGTGATAAAGTGGTTCAGCTTATGACCAATTGCCTGGCGTGGCTGCCCATTTATTTCGGGGTATTATATACCGGGGCCTGGATCGTTCCTTTGAATTTCAGGTTTGAATCAGAAAAAATCCGTTTGTGCACCGTAACAGCAGAAGCAAAGGTTTTTATTTTCGGCCCTGAATTTGTAGACCGGATAGAAGAAATCAGGCAGGAATTATCCCAATTTGTAAAATTGTGGATATATACAGGGCCAGAAAATAATTGTCCGGGCTGGGCCTGTTCTTTTAACCAATTCATCTGTGACGCAGACGGAATAACACCTCCGGATGTAGAACTAACCCCTGAAGACGATGCCGCCCTGTATTTCACCTCGGGTACCACCGGCACCCCCAAGGCGGTTCTGCACACCCACAGGGCATTGATGCATGCATGTGAGGTGGAAAACAACCACCACAGCCAGACCCATGATGACGTATTCCTGTGCATCCCGCCCCTTTACCACACTGGTGCTAAGATGCACTGGATGGGCTCTTTTTTGGTGGGGGGAAAATGCGTCCTGCTCAACGGCGTCAAGTCGGAATGGATCATTGAAGCAGTATCCGAAGAAAAGTGCACCATTGTGTGGCTGCTGGTACCCTGGGCCCATGACATTCTCATTGCCATTGACGATGGCCGGATCAAACCCGCCGACTACAACCTTTCCCAGTGGCGCCTCATGCACATCGGGGCCCAGCCCGTCCCCCCAAGCCTGATCCGGAACTGGCGCAAATATTTTCCTGGTCAGGATTACGACACCAATTACGGATTGACCGAATCCTCAGGCCCCGGGTGTGTCCATTTAGGCGTGGAAAACGCGGACCGGATAGGCCCTATTGGCATTCCCGGATACGGCTGGCAAGCCCGGATTGTTGACAAGCAGGGCAACCAACTGCCCTTTGGTGAAACCGGCGAGCTTATTGTCAAAGGTCCGGGGATGATGAAAGAATATTACAAAAATTCCGAAGCCACGGCCAAAACCATAAAAGACGGATGGTTGTTTACAGGGGACATGGCCAGGTCCGACAAGGACGGATTTATTTGGCTTGTGGACCGCAGAAAGGATGTGATCATCTATGGCGGGGAAAATATTTTTCCTGTGGAAATTGAAAATTTCTTTCTCAAACATGAAAAAATCCGGGACATTGCGGTGATCGGTGTGCCTGACGAGCGTTTAGGAGAAATCCCTGCCGGAATTATCAGCCCTAAGCCCAATACCATGATGTGCGAACAAGATATTCTTGATTTCCAGAGTAAGCTTCCCAGGTATAAGCAACTGAAAAAAATATTTTTCGGCGATGTACCCAGAAACCCCACCGGCAAGATAGAAAAACCCAAACTGAGAAGGATTTATGCTGAAGACAAAAGCAAAGCCATGGAAATTCTGCTCAAATAA
- a CDS encoding cation diffusion facilitator family transporter — protein MDNTTDTHQIFKIAGLAFLLNLILTLVKVPLAIFTGSLTITASAIDSGTDAVASLVIYGGIKLSTRKTRSFPLGLYKLENVASVIISLFIFIAGYEIVKQIFSSSNSLVQITPISIYLLAGSSLAIFGFGQYSLHVGKKTRSPVLIAEGRHRQVDVLSSIVVLISVLFSYFDLQTEVMGISIDRIGAALILLFITKTGGELLSDGMRVLLDASIDIPTLNKIRNLIHQESAVDEIKSLIGRNAGRYRFIQADITLNVNDLEAAHKISEAIEHRILTQIPNIEKITIHYEPRVRTHDILALPLSDKSGQISSHFGEAPYFALLHRHIDKHTIDAKKIMENPYCTVSTAKGIRVAEWLVDQKITHVGIKENVSHKGPGYVLSNAGIKIIRISSKDLSGAVREIMIPENSDNGIKIIE, from the coding sequence ATGGACAACACCACAGATACCCATCAAATATTCAAAATTGCAGGTCTGGCCTTTTTGCTGAACCTGATTTTAACGCTTGTAAAGGTGCCGCTTGCTATTTTTACCGGCAGCTTAACCATTACAGCCAGCGCCATTGACTCCGGAACAGATGCCGTGGCATCCTTGGTCATTTACGGTGGCATCAAGCTCTCTACCCGCAAAACCCGTTCCTTTCCTCTTGGGCTTTACAAACTCGAGAATGTAGCTTCCGTAATCATTTCCCTTTTTATTTTTATTGCCGGATATGAAATCGTTAAACAGATCTTTTCTTCGAGTAACAGCCTTGTACAAATCACGCCTATTTCCATTTACCTTTTGGCCGGCAGCAGCCTTGCAATATTCGGATTTGGACAATATTCCCTCCACGTCGGAAAAAAGACCCGGTCTCCGGTCCTGATTGCCGAAGGCCGGCATCGCCAGGTGGATGTCCTGTCATCCATTGTGGTCCTGATCTCTGTATTGTTCAGCTATTTTGATCTGCAGACCGAAGTTATGGGAATCTCCATTGACCGGATTGGCGCAGCATTGATTCTTCTTTTCATTACAAAAACCGGAGGGGAACTTTTGTCAGACGGCATGCGGGTCCTTCTGGATGCATCTATTGATATTCCCACCTTGAACAAAATACGCAACCTGATCCACCAAGAATCTGCTGTGGATGAAATCAAATCCCTGATCGGACGCAACGCCGGACGGTATCGGTTTATACAGGCTGACATCACCTTAAACGTCAACGACCTTGAAGCGGCACACAAAATCAGTGAAGCAATCGAACACCGTATTTTAACCCAGATTCCTAATATCGAGAAGATAACCATTCATTATGAACCAAGAGTACGAACCCATGATATTCTGGCGTTGCCCCTGTCGGATAAAAGCGGGCAGATCAGCTCTCATTTCGGAGAAGCACCTTATTTTGCATTACTCCACCGTCACATAGATAAGCATACCATTGATGCAAAAAAAATCATGGAAAATCCCTATTGCACCGTTTCAACGGCAAAGGGAATCCGTGTGGCAGAATGGCTGGTTGATCAAAAAATCACCCATGTGGGAATCAAAGAAAATGTTTCCCACAAAGGCCCGGGATATGTGCTGTCCAACGCAGGGATAAAAATAATCCGAATTTCATCCAAAGACCTGAGTGGTGCGGTGCGGGAAATAATGATTCCGGAAAACAGTGATAACGGGATAAAAATAATTGAATAA
- a CDS encoding CGGC domain-containing protein: MDQTNKIGIIICDRYRRCGGGKCFRSLKNREGAFSRYKDMAVEIVGYTSCDGCPGGNIEYVVDEMKANGAQIIHLATGLIVGYPPCPHITYFHDYIQTKYGLEVVYGTHPIPEKYVKTHEKLGTWNSDEWQEIIMPTMNDEKSRIAYN, encoded by the coding sequence ATGGACCAAACAAATAAAATAGGAATCATTATATGCGATCGTTATCGGAGGTGTGGGGGAGGCAAATGTTTTAGATCTCTCAAAAACCGTGAAGGCGCATTCAGCCGATATAAAGACATGGCAGTAGAAATTGTTGGATATACCAGTTGCGACGGCTGTCCAGGAGGTAATATCGAATATGTGGTGGATGAAATGAAAGCAAACGGGGCTCAGATTATTCATCTGGCCACCGGCCTGATTGTAGGGTATCCACCATGCCCTCATATTACCTATTTTCATGACTACATCCAGACAAAGTACGGCCTTGAAGTTGTATACGGAACCCACCCCATCCCTGAAAAATATGTAAAAACACACGAAAAACTCGGAACATGGAACAGCGATGAATGGCAAGAAATCATTATGCCGACCATGAATGATGAAAAGAGCCGCATCGCTTACAACTGA